A window of the Cryptosporidium parvum Iowa II chromosome 7, whole genome shotgun sequence genome harbors these coding sequences:
- a CDS encoding hypothetical protein (cryptosporidium family of large secreted proteins (CpLSP) signal peptide, secreted, gene within locus of secreted protein genes), whose product MNSTDQMIKFKHIYLCLIFIATFIGYIFCSEYQNNDIISFNKARLIFSKDAVNYRTIKDPETWKLADREIDSLKRANKLPVIYQNSGGRDLFVSVEIIQACERLLNRIELDPFTPQVIDSDVSILNSGFKASFQDLGDRVAREIQYCFLQYGPEVLEIPALENYVERLKSWGIKSVFTDEAAKKSLEHVKQTVMTEGKKLNDKYTQTSLVTADSGNKEKYLIATRPKPEKRKLVTIDRSNTTKKIVKPQKIELEDKKQKRIIARPKKDIREIDRGNIKSSYGTLANQALASTKKAGVDLIKLINQEDISEKLRVLGPEARLLLAWQSVVEAQSEFNEESDYLVKGLPNVIDSSVLYQSGPNFSLLNFKAECVKFIMFRNSQISKGFLDGDLTQFFLKDGEILITSSHIIRTAAEQLCLIAHESYLPEIMKNSEAYLERIHTIQSQSILGVDDNEMEETTINPPSKSQAPKSRLFELYKKIITKRGAAPYLNEKDQIWDLISECNSGECINEIVYRDLSYWLIPSEYLLYLIFRISSESYSDSLIVLDYTVPINSKVGNVIDPSGGNVVKICKTYVQGLASAGKADLVVGGTHSDLDKLLQELCRDVELEVSKNESILSNKRLLIGILYELELAFCGVIGVSPKGRSTEGYNSRSELELLASAPVDLARDVWALEECGVIAQSQLNYLLCFGSFSQGFISHIFPNSVESVIPITLLCKTFLSLEKEKKDPYNPSDFGTHLSNMLFKENLHELFPFSSDNSNKAKKVTSSFFIELSNQFRMNLEKNMYINPKNTIDSIESIYSIRVCSAPLFAFLPFDITISPINKKLINALTPFGCRANINTILIPGNKQTCVGLQQNIINYLHVLAAIIESFTNHFIDLKKLGTKDVEIPVSSLCLWWKHPVNYPLSVVLADKLPFIKNSNISEYVLRYSLMMESMNFPGPVKAEKRIEYIYSNPQIFSNRARDLPKNIIYPDFNPPSNVFEALEFYLKKDAILGYRELQRELDDKPIEQSTFELISKKCPNLESWQVNFVIAFQNSVKTTMKMVLSKLNEPSQFKIEIDILCSWVINNFPKDSIPGTTVDVDEAGESLEKEAKGTIPWLQPLIGSYLLSTFNIWSQTEYILKLGGISKTKILDKNKIKLDEIKYLFEKKYTPVVTSNQDLKIIGLDSLNPITRLKLNPFVDDTLSLPNPPLESECDSIWVANLMNAFRIYFMEFQRKLIDPIFHGSFDPIIMCEIVKEIVKKKVFQSQFGDVFYRVFKDKEWIKNKQLVRVLVKNAGDWISQTFELPEYPTHDTTQYGENLIECYRLSYSMENRPISSSLRLNIDEIEKELLPKLEISSFPSLSLKSIIPFLQSLDPNTYYRNVETCKDLSESEIRMLVSLSSYLETISKSVFNSQVPEGSTKKGLLEELKFEFPLDGLCSWWLNVKKINASPNYSSNTVCWASLLSKHVINSHLERVKSDPEMNMQWKPWFTAPVAEALLFGFFNSINKNTKSGYKEINMNIVQEGFINQNQIRNMEVLESIFSTNDNYRFATPFHRSTNDLNSMPITYFNYLHLPSEHYEEIVGFLQEGFKRPIGHSDVMTGRNLHQIEINMSTFIAYSISKSSRLSKRNNWKITANNVMEAFHKYKSSDLSLRSWLEHLQLSIPNASPSIQSVFMLFTNYLKEEAKLVKANLSNKDLRDESWNQIDSFYSLPLHENMKYSRTPPFGYFPIFEMDTNLNFSNIQIPYLNKNKPAPQMKFSRFRGRYWRSKMCIRQKETFLDDIPETIPSIWPSIGTVVELEKGIDEEGAELNKKEEKAPKVNILITSELEVKSRFNCDGLFVWQVNRAVYWAGMLQRYINKGPRLLKDRKELLKKISKIWSINIKSRKLPKVINTDHGNRSFNIFDMFFFYKVLNFYYNDLNGADYNQQIFGSWEDDLEKLPFFTINIFSQLFIEHYRNLDFKHIVLFFYEMLLEEERIINLKTKSDGIFLTTKERLKAIYHAPLFPEPREYIYPGIFFELEPPFPCSWERVKMIDSTIVPVISVNSVSLVSFNNTIYLSGYPRSDVQLRDTNKIKKIFLEMTKNNVLLELFGIKYFESLSPKIANIMSKKSSLSGFDFLNQFRDNENSGISSKSIYWDQISNTFTNGLDWFILHSTLGLESTFISPINIVETIIQVLKRELISISKYVEYFQDPSLLPSIFASHSSIHIFERGDTEMDKKLSNLCAEYLTRISPLSILIMELSSFYGDSTEKDRSERICSEVANIWEPNLPFIFGEIRKIFLMEFIRRIKQDDARSGNKLIWPNTSASLVTADWQLISKTSSYNQLIKSNSFVGFYNYHYFWDPALLLNAFYSQAEILSIYFEKEFTEYIIIEMSQTPLIELGSWISTIHSPLYSRKKLITYDMINRLLISQISSKKATDLKKLNNIKIDEDEITTLYKYCFNWVSQMLIYSKEEIITFCNDLEKKYGRTVIYIYSVSHQFELIFNTMQFLVEKHPLSDYSNHINMQKSIHNNIKDQFIETLFSFGVPSATEVRALNGSIDTLIYIDPEMANYSFLKLAPVEMHKDLQSKNLLIYSDLIFFNTYVIRRAFQEAMSFLQLESMADIKLDFNKNTSLSDLESMCKVWTNSHSNEIIVLNPDDSQVFEYSVPVMEYPTDVDGTVTIDINDQIKEDIIKVICQTFIDLISPNHFLFSIKDKKKIHSKLLEKISANSKTASKDKIIGWYTISNIVNMWAKDYSLSVGPHIFHQLITKLSVKNLNKLKKYSFSDFCQETEINQIRFFFNPESFIKMMIDSAYEIGYLLIVNAIPDGDLVDSGKLRIKMSEILSNCIDLMSSLISGKNISLLKIENKLSEKSQSIDMKKVSESVCEHMVTNNRKLFRNFVESKSSRKNAVKDLYYRIQNINKEDGSTSFAFIYE is encoded by the coding sequence atgaacAGCACAGATCAAATGATCAAATTCAAGCATATTTATTTATGCCTAATATTTATTGCTACATTTATTGGGTATATATTTTGTAGTgaatatcaaaataatgatataatttcttttaacaAAGCCAGACTAATTTTTTCCAAAGATGCAGTAAATTATCGCACAATCAAAGATCCAGAAACTTGGAAATTAGCAGATCGAGAGATTGATAGCTTAAAGAGAGCCAACAAATTGCCAGTAATATATCAGAACTCTGGTGGTAGGGACCTATTCGTTTCTGTAGAAATTATACAAGCTTGTGAAAGGCTTTTAAACAGAATAGAGCTTGATCCATTTACCCCACAAGTTATAGATAGCGATGTTAGTATACTTAATAGTGGTTTTAAGGCATCATTCCAAGACCTTGGTGATAGAGTTGCAAGAGAGATTCAGTATTGTTTTTTACAATATGGCCCTGAAGTTTTAGAAATACCAGCATTAGAGAATTATGTGGAAAGATTAAAGAGCTGGGGTATTAAAAGCGTTTTTACTGATGAGGCTGCCAAAAAATCTTTAGAGCATGTAAAACAAACAGTTATGACTGAAgggaaaaaattaaatgataaatataCTCAGACGAGTCTAGTGACTGCTGACTCTGGAAATAAagagaaatatttaattgcCACTCGTCCTAAACCTGAAAAACGAAAACTTGTTACTATTGATCGAAGTAATACAACgaaaaaaattgtaaaGCCACAAAAAATTGAGTTAGAAGAcaagaaacaaaaaagaattattgcCAGACCTAAAAAAGACATCCGGGAAATTGATCGAggtaatattaaaagcaGCTATGGTACATTGGCCAATCAAGCGTTGGCGTCAACAAAAAAAGCTGGTGTGGAtttgattaaattaataaatcagGAGGATATATCCGAAAAACTAAGAGTTTTAGGCCCAGAAGCTCGTTTACTTCTTGCATGGCAGTCAGTTGTTGAAGCACAAAGCgaatttaatgaagaatCAGATTATCTTGTCAAGGGTTTACCTAATGTGATAGATAGTTCAGTCCTTTATCAGTCAGGTCCAAACTTTTCTCTTCTTAACTTCAAGGCTGAGTGTGTCAAATTCATAATGTTTAGAAACTCACAAATAAGTAAAGGGTTTTTAGATGGTGATTTAACTCAGTTCTTTCTCAAAGACGGAGAAATATTGATTACAAGCAGCCACATAATTAGAACTGCTGCTGAACAGCTGTGTCTGATCGCTCATGAATCATACCTTCCTGAAATCATGAAAAACTCGGAAGCCTACTTAGAAAGAATACATACAATTCAATCACAAAGTATATTAGGAGttgatgataatgaaatGGAAGAAACCACTATAAATCCACCAAGTAAATCTCAAGCCCCAAAATCCAGACTATTTGAATTGTACAAAAAGATTATCACAAAAAGAGGTGCTGCACCCTACTTGAATGAAAAGGACCAGATTTGGGATTTAATATCAGAATGTAATTCTGGTGAATGcattaatgaaattgtCTATAGAGATCTAAGTTATTGGCTGATTCCTTCCGAATATTTactatatttaatatttcgGATCTCATCAGAAAGCTATTCAGACTCCTTGATTGTTTTGGATTACACCGTCCCAATTAATAGTAAGGTAGGGAATGTTATTGATCCCAGTGGAGGGAATGTAGTTAAAATTTGTAAAACATATGTCCAAGGTTTAGCTTCTGCTGGAAAGGCTGATTTAGTTGTTGGAGGAACCCATTCAGATTTAGATAAATTGCTTCAAGAATTATGTAGAGATGTAGAGTTGGAAGTTAGCAAGAATGAAAgtattttatcaaataaaagGCTTTTGATTGGAATTTTATATGAATTAGAATTGGCTTTTTGCGGTGTAATAGGAGTTTCTCCAAAAGGTCGTTCAACAGAAGGATACAATTCCAGATCAGAATTGGAGTTATTGGCGTCCGCACCTGTTGATCTTGCAAGAGATGTTTGGGCTTTAGAAGAATGCGGGGTTATTGCTCAATCTCAGCTTAACTATTTGCTCTGTTTTGGCTCATTTTCTCAGGGTTTCATCTCGCATATATTCCCTAACTCAGTAGAATCAGTTATTCCAATTACTTTACTATGTAAAACATTCTTGAGTttggaaaaagaaaagaaagacCCATATAATCCTTCTGATTTTGGAACTCATCTTTCAAATAtgttatttaaagaaaatttgcATGAACTATTTCCTTTTTCAAGcgataattcaaataaagcAAAGAAAGTTACCTCaagtttttttattgaGCTTAGCAACCAATTTAGAATGAATCTcgaaaaaaatatgtatATTAACCCAAAGAATACCATCGATTCAAttgaatcaatatattcaataagaGTGTGTTCTGCACCTCTATTTGCTTTCTTACCATTTGACATAACTATCTCCCCcattaataagaaattaattaatgcatTGACTCCATTTGGATGCAGGgccaatattaatacaattCTTATACCAGGAAATAAACAAACATGTGTTGGGCTTCAGCAAAATATCATCAACTATCTCCACGTATTGGCAGCGATAATTGAATCATTCACAAATCACTTCATAGATCTAAAAAAGCTTGGGACAAAAGATGTTGAAATCCCAGTAAGTTCTTTGTGTCTTTGGTGGAAACATCCAGTAAATTATCCTCTGAGCGTAGTTCTCGCTGATAAATTACCTTTCAtaaagaattcaaatatttcagaatATGTCCTTAGGTACTCACTGATGATGGAAAGTATGAACTTTCCTGGGCCAGTAAAGGCGGAAAAAAGAATCGagtatatttattcaaacCCACAAATTTTCTCAAATAGAGCAAGGGACCTTCCTAAAAACATCATATACCCAGATTTTAATCCTCCAAGCAACGTATTTGAAGCATTAGAATTTTacttaaaaaaagatgCAATATTAGGATATAGAGAACTTCAACGTGAATTAGATGATAAACCAATCGAACAATCaacatttgaattaatcTCCAAAAAATGCCCAAATCTAGAAAGTTGGCAAGTAAATTTTGTAATTGCTTTCCAAAATTCAGTAAAAACCACTATGAAAATGGttctttcaaaattaaatgagCCAAGTCAATTCAAGATAGAAATAGATATACTTTGTAGTTGggtaattaataattttcctAAAGATTCGATACCAGGTACAACTGTGGATGTTGATGAAGCTGGAGAATCACTTGAAAAGGAAGCCAAAGGGACAATCCCTTGGCTGCAGCCATTAATTGGATCTTATTTACTATCGAcattcaatatttggagTCAAACAGAATATATTCTGAAATTGGGTGGAATAAGCAAAACTAAGATACTTgataagaataaaattaaacttGACGAAATTAAATACTTGtttgagaaaaaatataCCCCAGTAGTCACTTCTAATCAAGATCtcaaaattattggatTAGATAGTTTAAACCCAATTACAAGGTTAAAGTTAAACCCTTTTGTCGATGATACTCTTTCATTGCCAAATCCACCTCTAGAATCGGAGTGTGATAGTATATGGGTTGCAAATCTGATGAATGCATttagaatatattttatgGAATTCCAGAGAAAATTGATTGATCCAATTTTCCACGGATCATTCGATCCTATTATAATGTGCGAAATTGTTAAGGAGATtgtaaaaaagaaagttttTCAATCTCAATTTGGTGATGTTTTCTACAGAGTATTTAAAGATAAAGAGTGGATAAAAAATAAGCAGTTAGTGAGAGTCCTAGTAAAAAACGCAGGAGATTGGATTTCTCAGACATTTGAGTTGCCAGAATACCCAACACATGACACTACTCAATATGgtgaaaatttaattgaatgTTACAGACTAAGTTATTCCATGGAAAATAGACCAATCAGCTCATCCTTGAGgttaaatattgatgaaattgagaAAGAGTTATTACCTAAATTGGAGATATCCAGTTTTCCATCTCTTTCACTAAAGTCCATAATTCCGTTCCTACAAAGCTTAGACCCAAATACTTACTATAGGAATGTAGAGACTTGTAAAGACCTTTCAGAATCTGAAATTAGAATGCTGGTTTCTCTTAGTTCTTACTTAGAAACTATTTCAAAGAGCGTTTTCAACTCACAAGTTCCTGAAGGGTCTACGAAAAAAGGACTTTtggaagaattaaaattcgAATTTCCCTTAGATGGACTATGTAGCTGGTGGTTGAATGTCAAAAAAATCAATGCAAGTCCAAATTATTCATCAAACACAGTTTGCTGGGCATCATTACTGTCTAAGCATGTAATCAATTCCCACCTTGAGCGAGTTAAATCTGATCCTGAGATGAATATGCAGTGGAAGCCATGGTTCACAGCCCCTGTTGCAGAAGCATTACTTTTTGgcttttttaattccattaataaaaatacaaaaagtGGCTATAAGGAAATTAATATGAACATTGTTCAAGAAGGTTttataaatcaaaatcaaattagaaatatgGAAGTGCTTGAATCTATTTTTAGTACAAATGACAATTACAGATTTGCGACTCCATTTCACAGGTCAacaaatgatttaaatagCATGCCAATTACCTACTTTAATTACCTTCATTTACCTTCTGAGCACTATGAAGAAATAGTTGGTTTCTTACAAGAAGGGTTTAAGAGGCCAATTGGTCATTCTGATGTTATGACTGGCAGAAATCTGCAtcaaatagaaattaatatgaGCACATTTATTGCATATTCAATCAGCAAAAGCTCTCGTCTATCTAAGAGAAACAACTGGAAAATTACTGCAAACAATGTTATGGAGGCTTTCCATAAATACAAAAGCTCAGATCTTAGTCTTAGATCGTGGCTGGAGCATCTTCAACTCTCTATTCCCAATGCAAGTCCAAGCATTCAATCAGTTTTTATGTTATTTACTAACTATTTGAAGGAAGAAGCCAAATTAGTTAAAGCAAACCTATCTAATAAAGATTTAAGAGATGAATCTTGGAATCAAATTGATAGCTTTTATTCTCTCCCATTACatgaaaatatgaaatattCTCGAACTCCACCATTTGGCTATTTCccaatatttgaaatggatacaaatttaaatttctcaaatattCAGATCCCATACTTAAATAAGAACAAGCCAGCTCCGCAAATGAAATTTAGCAGATTCAGAGGTAGATATTGGAGATCTAAAATGTGTATTCGTCAAAAAGAAACTTTTCTAGATGATATTCCAGAAACTATTCCATCAATTTGGCCGTCAATCGGAACTGTTGTAGAACTAGAGAAGGGTATTGATGAAGAAGGGGCAGAGCTAaacaaaaaagaagaaaaagcaCCAAAGgtcaatattttaattacttCGGAGCTAGAAGTTAAATCCAGATTCAACTGTGACGGGCTTTTTGTTTGGCAAGTTAACAGAGCAGTATATTGGGCAGGAATGCTACaaagatatattaataaggGCCCAAGACTGTTGAAGGATCGCAAAGAACTTCTCAAGAAAATCTCAAAAATTTGgagtattaatattaaatcaagaaaactccctaaagttattaatacAGACCACGGAAACAGATCGttcaatatatttgatatgTTCTTCTTTTATAAAGTTTTAAACTTCTACTATAATGATTTGAATGGTGCTGATTATAACCAGCAAATATTTGGATCTTGGGAAGATGATCTTGAAAAGTTGCCATTCTtcactattaatattttcagtcAATTATTCATAGAACATTATAGAAACTTGGATTTCAAACACATCGTATTGTTTTTCTATGAAATGTTGTtggaagaagaaagaattattaacttaAAAACTAAAAGTGATGGTATATTTTTGACAACTAAGGAAAGATTGAAAGCAATTTATCATGCTCCACTATTCCCCGAACCAAGAGAATACATTTATCCTGGAATATTTTTCGAATTGGAACCTCCATTTCCATGTAGCTGGGAGAGAGTAAAAATGATAGACTCCACAATTGTACCAGTAATTTCTGTAAACTCGGTTAGTCTAGTGTCGTTTAACAATACAATTTACTTATCTGGATATCCAAGGAGTGATGTTCAATTGAGAGATAcgaataaaattaaaaaaatatttttagaaatgacaaaaaataatgttCTACTTGAATTGTTTGGTATTAAATACTTTGAATCATTGAGCCCGAAGATTGCAAATATAATGTCAAAGAAATCTTCTTTGTCTGGATTTGATTTTCTAAACCAATTTAgagataatgaaaattcagGTATTTCCTCAAAAAGCATATATTGGGACCAGATCTCAAACACATTTACAAATGGATTGGATTGGTTCATATTGCACTCAACCCTGGGTTTAGAAAGTACTTTTATTAGtccaattaatattgttgaAACGATAATTCAAGTGCTAAAAAGGGAGCTGATAAGTATATCAAAATATGtagaatattttcaagatcCATCATTATTACCTAGTATTTTTGCTTCACATAGTTCTATacatatttttgaaagagGAGATACTGAAATGGACAAAAAACTATCCAATTTGTGCGCTGAATACTTGACTAGAATATCTCCACTTTCAATATTGATTATGGAACTTTCGTCATTCTATGGAGATTCAACAGAAAAGGACCGTTCAGAACGAATCTGTAGTGAAGTTGCAAATATTTGGGAACCAAATCttccatttatttttggGGAAATAAGAAAGATCTTTTTAATGGAGTTTATACGTAGAATTAAACAAGATGATGCAAGGTCtggaaataaattaatttggcCAAATACTTCAGCTAGTTTAGTTACAGCTGACTGGCAATTGATTTCCAAAACATCAAGTTATAATCAACTAATTAAGTCCAATAGCTTTGTTGGATTTTATAATTACCACTACTTTTGGGACCCAGCATTATTGTTGAATGCATTTTATTCTCAAGCCGAAATACTAAgcatttattttgaaaaagaattcaCAGAATATATCATTATAGAAATGTCACAAACTCCACTTATTGAGCTTGGATCATGGATTAGTACTATTCATTCGCCTCTTTACTCAAGAAAAAAGTTGATTACATATGATATGATTAATCGTCTTTTGATTTCTCAGATTTCGTCCAAAAAAGCAACTGATTTAAAAAAGCTTAATAACATCAAAatagatgaagatgaaataACTACactttataaatattgcTTTAATTGGGTTTCGCAAATGCTCATATATTCTAAAGAAGAAATCATAACATTCTGTAATGATTTAGAGAAAAAATATGGAAGGACAgtgatttatatttattctgTAAGCCATCAATTTGAACTTATATTCAATACAATGCAGTTCTTGGTTGAAAAACATCCTTTGTCGGACTATTCTAATCATATAAATATGCAAAAAAGTATCcacaataatattaaagatcaGTTTATTGAAACACTATTTAGTTTTGGAGTACCTTCAGCCACAGAAGTTAGAGCCTTGAATGGAAGTATAGatactttaatttatattgatcCAGAAATGGcgaattattcatttttaaaactTGCACCAGTTGAAATGCATAAAGATCTCCAAAGCAAAAACTTATTAATCTACTCTGACttgattttcttcaatacaTATGTTATTCGTCGTGCATTCCAAGAAGCTATGTCTTTTCTTCAACTTGAAAGTATGGCGGATATAAAACTcgattttaataaaaataccAGCTTATCTGATCTTGAGTCAATGTGTAAAGTTTGGACCAATAGCCATTCAAACGAAATAATTGTTCTTAATCCCGATGATAGTCAGGTATTTGAGTATAGTGTCCCAGTCATGGAATATCCGACAGATGTTGACGGAACAGTAACAATTGACATAAACGAccaaattaaagaagatataataaaagttaTATGCCAAACGTTTATCGATCTAATCTCACCCAACCACTTccttttttcaattaaagataaaaaaaaaatacactCGAAATTACTCGAAAAAATTAGTGCTAATTCTAAAACAGCTTCAAAAGACAAAATTATTGGATGGTACACTATTTCAAATATCGTAAATATGTGGGCTAAAGATTATTCTTTAAGCGTAGGGCCTCACATTTTCCATCAGTTGATTACAAAACTATCtgtaaaaaatttaaataaattgaagaaatacTCATTTTCAGATTTTTGCCAAGAAAcagaaattaatcaaatcaGATTCTTTTTCAATCCAGAAAGCTTTATTAAGATGATGATAGACTCGGCATATGAGATTGggtatttattaattgtaaACGCGATTCCTGATGGAGACTTGGTTGATTCAGGTAAACTCAGAATTAAAATGAGTGagattttatcaaattgtATTGATCTAATGTCATCATTAATTAGTGGAAAGAACATCTCGCTTTTGAAGATAGAAAATAAGTTAAGCGAAAAATCTCAAAGTATTGATATGAAAAAAGTTTCCGAGAGTGTTTGTGAACACATGGTTACAAACAACAGAAAATTGTTCAGAAACTTTGTGGAATCAAAATCAAGTAGAAAAAATGCAGTAAAAGATCTTTATTATAGGAtccaaaatataaataaagaagatgGATCTACGTCGTTTGCATTTATATATGAATAA